A window from Leptothermofonsia sichuanensis E412 encodes these proteins:
- a CDS encoding terminase gpP N-terminus-related DNA-binding protein, producing the protein MPLSSFRGTSYSIGAIAKAIGKHRNTVGRWLLQYREGGVSAMLERKVSSGGVRKIPQWAEEALAKRLKNSEHGFASYGAVQQWLAEELGVEAEYHAVYQMTRYRLQAKLKVARPQNIKQDCERRESFKKTLQMTWSC; encoded by the coding sequence ATTCCTCTGTCTAGTTTTCGGGGTACATCATACAGCATTGGTGCGATTGCCAAGGCGATCGGGAAACATCGCAATACAGTAGGGAGATGGTTATTGCAGTATCGGGAAGGTGGGGTGAGTGCCATGCTGGAACGTAAAGTGTCGTCTGGCGGTGTCCGCAAGATTCCACAATGGGCGGAAGAGGCACTGGCTAAGCGATTAAAGAACTCGGAACATGGATTTGCCAGTTATGGAGCTGTGCAACAGTGGTTAGCGGAGGAGTTGGGTGTCGAAGCGGAGTATCATGCGGTATACCAAATGACGCGCTATCGCCTCCAAGCGAAGCTGAAAGTGGCTCGTCCGCAAAATATCAAGCAGGATTGTGAACGGCGCGAATCATTTAAAAAAACCTTGCAGATGACCTGGAGTTGTTGA
- a CDS encoding IS1 family transposase (programmed frameshift), which yields MVLEPIHCPVCDGIEVIKHGTTPDGKQRYFCQNSGCHRRTFILQYTYQGYLPEVKQQISDMAMNGSGIRDTARVLHISPTTVIEELKKDRQLKAVNELKLAELEPAQSIVKLCQWEDTEAEADEMWSFVQSKAQQRWLWHAIDHHSGKILAYVLATHQDEAFLQLKALLEPFGIMQFYTDGWGTYERQLDPSLHTVGKQNTQKIERKHLTLRTRLKRLARKTICFSKSILMHDIVIGLFINRYEFGFAI from the exons ATGGTATTAGAACCAATTCACTGCCCTGTGTGTGATGGGATTGAGGTGATCAAACACGGCACAACACCAGACGGCAAACAGCGCTACTTTTGTCAAAACTCAGGATGCCATCGGCGCACCTTTATTTTGCAATACACCTATCAAGGGTATCTGCCTGAAGTCAAGCAACAAATCAGCGATATGGCAATGAATGGGAGTGGGATTCGAGACACTGCCCGTGTCCTTCACATTAGTCCAACGACGGTGATTGAGGAATTA AAAAAAGATCGTCAACTCAAAGCCGTGAATGAACTCAAACTGGCTGAGTTGGAACCCGCTCAAAGCATCGTAAAGCTTTGCCAGTGGGAAGATACAGAGGCAGAAGCCGATGAAATGTGGAGTTTTGTCCAGTCTAAAGCCCAGCAACGTTGGTTATGGCATGCAATTGACCATCACAGTGGAAAAATATTAGCTTATGTGTTGGCGACGCATCAAGATGAAGCATTCCTCCAACTCAAAGCGTTATTAGAACCGTTTGGAATTATGCAGTTTTACACAGATGGTTGGGGAACCTATGAGCGGCAGCTTGACCCAAGTCTTCATACCGTTGGCAAACAGAACACGCAGAAGATTGAGCGTAAGCATTTGACTTTACGCACGCGCTTGAAGCGATTAGCTCGCAAAACTATTTGCTTTTCTAAGTCCATTCTGATGCATGACATTGTGATTGGGCTATTTATTAACCGTTATGAGTTTGGTTTTGCTATCTAA
- a CDS encoding DUF1818 family protein, which yields MGRILKSGHGWCIGWDTDAEVFKGLVGTDDWALELTETELNDFCRLFNQLSETMVQMSRELMDEEAIACEAESDHIWLEVEGYPHAYSLHLILLTGRGGEGRWSASAIPDLLQAIQSLKVY from the coding sequence ATGGGGCGAATTCTCAAAAGCGGGCACGGATGGTGTATCGGTTGGGACACGGATGCCGAAGTCTTCAAAGGACTTGTGGGGACTGATGACTGGGCACTGGAGTTAACTGAAACAGAATTAAATGACTTTTGCCGCCTGTTTAATCAGTTGTCAGAAACAATGGTGCAAATGAGCCGTGAATTAATGGATGAAGAAGCGATCGCCTGTGAGGCTGAAAGCGATCACATCTGGTTGGAAGTGGAAGGCTACCCCCATGCCTACAGCCTGCATCTGATCTTGCTGACTGGCAGAGGTGGTGAAGGTCGATGGTCGGCTTCAGCCATTCCCGATCTGCTGCAGGCAATCCAATCCCTTAAGGTGTATTAG
- a CDS encoding type II toxin-antitoxin system Phd/YefM family antitoxin, translating to MNLLQGIRSLTEFQRNSRQFLQRLKETRNPLVLTVNGKAEVVVQNAEAYQSLLDRLERAEAIAAIRQGLAEFEGGEGRAAREALEELRVKHDISR from the coding sequence GTGAACCTCCTCCAGGGCATTCGATCGCTCACCGAGTTCCAGCGCAACTCCAGACAGTTCCTTCAGCGTCTTAAGGAAACCAGGAACCCCCTCGTTCTGACGGTCAACGGTAAAGCCGAAGTCGTGGTTCAGAATGCTGAAGCCTATCAGTCGTTACTGGATCGACTGGAACGGGCAGAAGCGATCGCAGCCATTCGCCAGGGACTCGCAGAATTTGAGGGCGGTGAAGGACGAGCGGCACGGGAAGCCCTGGAAGAGCTACGGGTAAAGCATGATATTTCGCGTTGA
- a CDS encoding Crp/Fnr family transcriptional regulator, whose protein sequence is MLTSVDRLIFVRGVPIFKELRDDFLVRLASIMDELAFPANHTIFTEGQEGRSLYIVVSGRVRVHSNNQELVQLERGTCFGEMSLFDAEPRSASVTTMEPCECLMLTQQQLYEAIDETPGIAVNIIRLLSRRIRELNQKMNAIRADNQTATLPFPNSSPLYRPAQFR, encoded by the coding sequence ATGTTAACTAGCGTTGATCGATTGATATTTGTGCGAGGAGTCCCCATCTTCAAAGAGTTACGGGATGACTTCCTGGTGCGATTGGCTTCCATCATGGATGAACTGGCATTCCCAGCCAACCATACCATCTTTACAGAGGGTCAGGAGGGGCGATCGCTCTATATTGTGGTTTCTGGCCGTGTGCGTGTCCATAGTAACAACCAGGAACTGGTTCAGCTTGAACGGGGCACTTGCTTTGGTGAAATGTCCCTGTTTGATGCGGAACCGCGGTCGGCTTCTGTGACCACGATGGAACCCTGCGAATGTTTAATGTTGACCCAGCAACAGTTGTATGAGGCGATTGATGAAACTCCTGGCATTGCCGTCAATATCATCCGACTGCTCTCCCGGCGCATCCGTGAACTGAATCAGAAAATGAACGCCATTCGGGCAGACAACCAGACAGCCACCCTGCCTTTCCCCAACTCATCACCGCTTTATCGCCCGGCTCAGTTTCGTTAG
- a CDS encoding HEAT repeat domain-containing protein → MKLKDQWFLNSKIGQKLLRWVNLRPEESERTFMMFAFYATTSIGLVWLEAVAIALFLEAYGAEEGLPWIYIASAGIGSGLGFLYSQLQRILPLRRVIVVTALLMATPLLLFWLGLGNKSPIWLGEWQVTVIGLTTFLMRLWLEAIYVLNDLNTSITANQLFNIREIKRTYPLISSGILVADVISGFSLKPLIAVFGLRTIVLLSFFMMAVGAVILFYLSRAYRQAFPDLLRRRTEERQPDYLNRRLQGGPLGRYVILLFTFFILAQVLFLLIDFRFLSDLQGRSEEAIAGFLGLFNGILGIFELAMQWLASSRVIERVGVFSAAIVLPGMISIMGALLIAMSGLSLPSLLFASLVLLKFLDELLHYTLFASVGPVLFQPIPDTLRSRIQATVRGVAEPLSNGATGFALLGLLGFGKLDWILPIIFFLAVIWGITILFLRAKYVGLLVMSAERGQLSTDVDLRELKRAVVEALEQPGTDAHKAACIELLSQLDARNVGEVLAPMLGKLSATLQRKSLEEMLAFPNPAYLGNVRALIDQAPPPEVLAVALRYIWLTDSNPDIRQLRPYLRSEVDPIVRGTAASLMLRRGSPTQKAEATNTLRLMLTHKQERERVMGCRALGEALYLQALRLYIPNLLQDESLRVRCALLEAIAATHLEEFYPSLLRGLYYKSTRGAAMKALVRLENEAIPMLVELAEDPHKPDLIRMQAWKVIGQIGTLEALDALISHLMTAWGTNRRNILRILLEMPNDIGIESALDRLGRSGIEQMIDQEIMFIGQGYAALLDLPPQRVSGLEADLLRRSLRDMRLDAEERLFLLLKFLYPISAIKAAAFNLQSHSSSSVARGLEILDNTLDIPSKRALLSLLDHRPDRDKLESLSELVSYEPMIPSDRLRRLLDLRHFISDWGLACCFHLARQARWSLTADHTLACMRHPRGFVREAVLTYLKTASPRALAKLLPMLKNDPDRLVADQVKQIVKDFATSSSIYANHPATPGNNGINVSNVPGLETI, encoded by the coding sequence ATGAAACTCAAAGACCAGTGGTTTCTTAACAGCAAAATAGGGCAGAAGCTTCTGCGCTGGGTCAACCTCCGTCCTGAGGAAAGTGAACGCACATTCATGATGTTTGCGTTCTATGCAACTACCTCCATTGGGCTGGTTTGGCTTGAGGCGGTGGCGATCGCCCTATTCCTGGAAGCCTACGGTGCGGAGGAGGGGTTACCCTGGATTTACATTGCCAGTGCCGGTATCGGGTCAGGACTGGGATTCCTTTACTCGCAGTTGCAGCGGATACTGCCTCTGCGGCGGGTGATTGTGGTCACGGCACTGCTGATGGCAACTCCCCTGCTGCTGTTTTGGCTGGGTTTAGGGAATAAGAGTCCGATCTGGCTGGGGGAATGGCAGGTTACGGTCATTGGGCTGACGACTTTCCTGATGCGGTTGTGGCTGGAAGCAATCTATGTTCTCAATGATCTGAATACATCGATTACAGCCAACCAGCTTTTCAATATTCGAGAAATTAAACGCACTTACCCACTGATCAGCAGTGGTATTCTGGTCGCCGATGTAATAAGTGGGTTTTCGCTGAAACCGCTGATTGCGGTGTTTGGGCTAAGAACAATTGTGCTCCTGTCATTTTTCATGATGGCAGTGGGGGCAGTTATTTTGTTTTACCTGAGTCGGGCATACCGGCAGGCTTTCCCCGATTTGTTGCGTCGCCGCACAGAAGAGCGTCAGCCAGACTACCTTAACCGTCGCCTGCAGGGAGGTCCCCTGGGGCGCTACGTGATATTGCTGTTCACATTTTTTATCCTGGCGCAGGTATTATTCCTGTTGATTGATTTTCGATTTTTGAGTGACTTGCAGGGGCGTTCGGAGGAGGCGATCGCTGGTTTTCTCGGCTTATTCAATGGCATCCTGGGTATTTTTGAACTGGCGATGCAATGGCTGGCATCCAGCCGGGTGATTGAACGGGTAGGGGTATTCTCGGCAGCAATTGTGTTACCCGGCATGATCAGCATCATGGGGGCACTGCTAATTGCCATGTCTGGCTTATCCCTGCCGTCGTTGCTGTTCGCCAGTCTGGTTCTGCTTAAATTTTTGGACGAGTTGCTGCATTACACTCTGTTTGCCAGTGTTGGTCCAGTTTTGTTTCAGCCGATCCCAGATACACTGCGGAGCAGAATTCAGGCCACCGTCAGGGGAGTAGCAGAACCGCTGTCGAACGGAGCAACCGGATTTGCCTTGTTGGGGTTACTAGGATTCGGCAAACTGGACTGGATCTTGCCAATTATCTTCTTCCTGGCAGTCATCTGGGGAATCACCATCCTGTTCTTGCGGGCCAAGTATGTCGGGCTGCTGGTTATGAGCGCCGAGCGGGGGCAGTTGAGTACAGATGTAGATTTGCGGGAACTGAAGCGGGCAGTGGTAGAAGCCCTGGAGCAGCCTGGAACCGACGCTCATAAGGCAGCGTGCATTGAATTGCTCAGTCAACTGGATGCCAGAAATGTCGGTGAAGTGCTGGCACCGATGCTGGGGAAACTGTCGGCAACGCTTCAGCGCAAGAGCCTGGAAGAAATGCTGGCATTTCCCAATCCGGCTTATCTGGGGAATGTTCGGGCTTTAATTGACCAGGCTCCACCACCGGAAGTGCTGGCTGTTGCCTTACGATATATCTGGTTGACCGACTCTAATCCAGATATTCGCCAACTACGCCCCTATCTCCGCTCAGAAGTGGATCCGATTGTGCGGGGCACGGCGGCTTCTCTAATGTTGCGTCGGGGTAGCCCAACCCAGAAAGCGGAGGCGACCAACACTCTGCGTCTGATGCTGACCCACAAGCAGGAGCGAGAGCGGGTCATGGGCTGTCGTGCGCTGGGAGAAGCCCTCTACTTACAGGCACTACGGCTCTATATCCCAAATCTGTTGCAGGATGAGTCTTTGCGGGTGCGATGTGCACTGCTGGAAGCGATCGCGGCGACCCACCTGGAAGAGTTCTATCCTTCTCTACTGCGTGGGTTGTATTACAAATCCACCCGTGGTGCTGCCATGAAAGCCCTGGTCAGGCTGGAAAATGAGGCGATTCCAATGCTGGTAGAACTGGCGGAGGATCCTCACAAGCCTGATCTGATCAGGATGCAGGCGTGGAAAGTCATTGGTCAAATTGGCACCCTGGAAGCCCTGGATGCATTGATTTCTCACTTGATGACAGCCTGGGGTACCAATCGCCGCAATATTCTGCGAATTCTACTGGAAATGCCCAATGACATCGGTATTGAAAGTGCCCTGGATCGTCTGGGGCGCAGTGGCATTGAACAGATGATCGACCAGGAAATCATGTTCATTGGTCAGGGGTATGCTGCCCTGCTAGACCTGCCGCCCCAGCGGGTATCGGGGTTGGAAGCTGACCTGTTACGGCGATCGCTGCGGGACATGCGGCTGGATGCTGAAGAGCGGTTGTTTTTGCTGTTGAAATTTCTTTATCCCATCAGTGCGATCAAAGCCGCGGCATTCAATCTGCAATCCCACTCTTCCAGCAGTGTGGCACGGGGTTTAGAAATTCTTGACAACACCCTGGATATTCCCAGTAAGCGTGCCCTGCTGAGCCTGCTGGATCACCGCCCTGATCGAGACAAACTGGAAAGCCTGTCTGAACTGGTCAGCTACGAACCAATGATCCCCAGCGATCGCCTGCGCCGTCTGCTTGACCTGCGCCATTTTATTTCTGACTGGGGGCTGGCCTGTTGTTTCCACCTGGCACGTCAGGCACGCTGGAGCTTAACGGCTGACCACACCCTTGCCTGTATGCGCCATCCACGCGGGTTTGTCAGAGAAGCCGTTTTAACCTACTTGAAAACAGCCTCTCCTCGTGCGCTGGCAAAACTGCTACCCATGCTGAAGAATGACCCGGATCGGTTAGTAGCCGATCAAGTGAAACAAATTGTAAAGGATTTTGCGACAAGTTCCTCAATTTATGCAAATCATCCTGCAACCCCAGGCAATAATGGGATTAACGTTTCAAACGTTCCCGGATTAGAAACCATTTAA
- the infC gene encoding translation initiation factor IF-3 has product MPPIDRTERRPNRDLPTINERIRFPKIRVIDADGGQLGIMTPREAMQIADERELDLVLVSDKADPPVCRVMDYGKFKFEQEKKAREAKKKQHTVDVKEVKMRYKIEEHDYNVRINQAKRFLKDGDKVKATIMFRGREIQHSDIAEDLLKRMAEDLQELAEVQQAPKKEGRNMMMLLAPKK; this is encoded by the coding sequence ATGCCTCCAATTGACAGAACTGAAAGAAGACCGAATCGCGATTTACCCACAATCAACGAACGTATTCGATTTCCAAAAATTCGAGTGATTGATGCTGATGGTGGACAACTGGGCATTATGACCCCCAGGGAAGCCATGCAGATTGCAGATGAACGAGAACTCGATCTCGTCCTTGTGAGTGACAAGGCAGACCCACCCGTTTGTCGGGTCATGGACTACGGCAAGTTTAAATTTGAGCAGGAAAAAAAAGCGCGGGAAGCCAAGAAGAAGCAGCATACCGTTGATGTCAAAGAAGTGAAGATGCGCTACAAGATTGAGGAGCACGATTACAATGTGCGGATCAATCAGGCCAAGCGTTTTCTGAAGGATGGTGATAAGGTCAAGGCAACCATCATGTTTCGGGGGCGGGAGATTCAGCACAGTGACATTGCCGAGGATCTGCTGAAGAGAATGGCAGAGGATTTGCAGGAACTTGCTGAAGTGCAACAGGCTCCCAAGAAAGAAGGGCGCAATATGATGATGCTGCTGGCACCGAAGAAATAG
- a CDS encoding succinate dehydrogenase/fumarate reductase flavoprotein subunit, whose translation MLNHDVIIIGGGLAGSRAALEIARTDPSLSIALVAKTHPIRSHSVAAQGGIAATLKNIDPEDSWEAHAFDTVKGSDYLADQDAVEILTREAPDVVIDLEHMGVLFSRLPDGRIAQRAFGGHSHNRTCYAADKTGHAILHELISNLMRYGVTVYDEWYALKLILEDGQAKGVVLYRILDGQLAVMRAKAVMFATGGYGRVYNTTSNDYASTGDGLAMTALAGLPLEDMEFVQFHPTGLYPVGVLISEAVRGEGAYLINSQGRRFMEDYAPSRMELAPRDITSRAITREIRAGRGINPDGSAGGPFVHLDLRHMGKETIMSRVPFCWEEAHRLVGVDAVHEPIPVRPTVHYSMGGIPVNTDGQVRNSADDLVEGFFAAGEAACVSVHGANRLGSNSLLECVVYGRRTGAEIARYVQNRKLPDINEARYLTEVRSQIQALLDQPGTWRIAQLRQDYQDCMTEYCGVFRTETVMQEGIARLKELQQRYSQIRLDDKGSCWNTEIIEALELRSLMIVGEIILTSALSRQESRGSHAREDYPNRDDASFLKHTLAYYSPAGIDIRHKPVVITMFQPQERKY comes from the coding sequence ATGCTCAATCACGACGTCATTATCATTGGCGGTGGACTGGCAGGCTCCCGCGCCGCGCTGGAAATTGCCCGCACCGATCCCAGTCTCAGCATTGCCCTGGTCGCCAAAACCCATCCCATCCGTTCCCACTCGGTTGCTGCCCAGGGCGGAATTGCCGCTACCCTTAAAAACATTGACCCGGAGGATTCCTGGGAAGCTCATGCTTTCGATACCGTGAAAGGATCGGACTATCTGGCAGATCAGGATGCCGTCGAGATTCTGACACGCGAAGCCCCTGACGTGGTGATTGACCTGGAACACATGGGCGTCCTGTTCTCCCGCCTGCCCGATGGACGCATTGCTCAACGGGCTTTTGGCGGTCACTCCCATAACCGCACCTGTTATGCCGCCGACAAAACTGGACACGCCATTCTGCACGAGCTGATTAGTAATTTGATGCGCTATGGGGTCACTGTCTATGACGAGTGGTATGCGCTGAAGTTGATCCTGGAAGACGGGCAGGCAAAGGGAGTGGTGCTATACCGCATTCTGGATGGTCAACTGGCGGTCATGCGTGCTAAAGCCGTGATGTTTGCAACTGGCGGCTACGGGCGGGTCTATAACACGACATCGAATGATTACGCTTCGACGGGTGATGGACTTGCCATGACCGCCCTGGCAGGGTTGCCCCTGGAAGACATGGAATTTGTCCAGTTTCATCCGACCGGGCTTTACCCCGTTGGAGTCCTGATTTCTGAAGCCGTCCGGGGTGAGGGGGCATACCTGATCAACAGCCAGGGCAGGCGGTTCATGGAAGACTATGCCCCCAGCCGCATGGAACTGGCTCCCCGCGATATAACCTCGCGGGCGATTACCCGGGAAATTCGAGCCGGTCGTGGGATTAACCCCGATGGCAGTGCAGGTGGTCCCTTTGTTCATCTGGACCTGCGCCACATGGGCAAAGAAACGATCATGAGTCGGGTTCCTTTTTGTTGGGAAGAGGCTCATCGGCTGGTGGGTGTTGATGCGGTCCATGAACCGATCCCGGTTCGTCCCACGGTTCACTACTCTATGGGTGGGATCCCGGTCAACACGGATGGGCAGGTTCGCAACAGTGCTGATGACTTGGTAGAGGGGTTTTTCGCGGCTGGAGAAGCTGCCTGTGTTTCGGTGCATGGGGCGAATCGGCTGGGGAGCAACTCACTGCTGGAATGTGTTGTATACGGACGCCGAACAGGGGCTGAGATCGCCCGCTACGTGCAAAACCGCAAGCTACCAGACATTAACGAAGCCCGCTACCTCACGGAAGTCCGAAGCCAGATTCAAGCCCTGCTCGACCAACCTGGAACTTGGCGCATTGCTCAACTACGTCAGGACTATCAGGATTGCATGACCGAATATTGCGGTGTTTTCCGGACTGAAACTGTGATGCAGGAAGGAATTGCCAGACTGAAGGAGCTTCAGCAACGGTACAGTCAGATTCGCCTGGACGATAAAGGCTCCTGCTGGAACACTGAAATTATTGAAGCCCTGGAACTCCGCAGCTTAATGATTGTGGGCGAAATCATCCTGACATCTGCTCTCAGTCGCCAGGAAAGCCGGGGTTCCCATGCTCGTGAAGACTATCCTAACCGGGACGATGCCAGCTTCCTGAAACACACCCTGGCCTACTACTCCCCCGCCGGAATTGACATTCGCCATAAGCCAGTTGTGATCACGATGTTCCAGCCCCAGGAGCGGAAGTATTAG
- a CDS encoding PIN domain-containing protein: protein MAALPPFLLVLDISALMSGSRREWQEFSRIGSCFVPEAVLEEMRFLCDRASDAAHEQTAREFFRFFPESGWRTTALVETHPLLQPAEGHALSKKARLALTVAQAAYGLALHRADGLTILVANDLGLMQRLRSLEVHNLCAIPLMALVQWSRTERKPPVVAHQLQAMRSPVGATASAPAKKSVRAVSPMQSTPTASRPSTRRPSPRKPFRIPITKIFFNLLTLATVGVMGLAIWRVVHPPSFAQFWQQLPLQNLLSPSKPAPTGK, encoded by the coding sequence ATGGCAGCTTTACCTCCCTTTTTGCTAGTGCTGGACATCAGCGCCCTGATGTCTGGGAGCAGACGAGAATGGCAGGAATTCTCGCGGATCGGCAGTTGTTTTGTCCCTGAGGCGGTGCTGGAGGAAATGCGGTTTCTGTGCGATCGCGCCTCCGATGCAGCCCATGAGCAGACAGCTAGAGAGTTTTTCCGATTTTTCCCTGAAAGTGGGTGGCGAACGACTGCCCTGGTTGAAACCCATCCATTACTACAACCCGCAGAGGGCCATGCCCTGAGTAAAAAAGCCCGGCTCGCCCTGACAGTGGCTCAAGCCGCCTATGGCTTAGCTCTGCATCGGGCGGATGGGTTGACTATCTTGGTCGCCAATGATTTGGGGTTAATGCAGCGGCTGCGATCGCTGGAGGTGCATAATCTGTGTGCCATTCCCCTGATGGCTCTGGTGCAGTGGAGCCGGACTGAGCGCAAACCCCCGGTTGTTGCCCATCAACTGCAAGCGATGCGATCGCCCGTGGGAGCGACGGCTTCGGCACCGGCTAAAAAATCAGTGAGGGCAGTGTCTCCGATGCAGTCTACTCCCACAGCATCCAGACCGTCCACCCGGCGTCCATCGCCCAGAAAACCATTTCGAATTCCCATTACTAAAATCTTTTTTAACTTATTAACCCTGGCAACCGTGGGAGTTATGGGACTGGCAATCTGGCGGGTGGTTCATCCGCCCAGCTTTGCTCAATTCTGGCAACAGTTGCCGCTTCAAAATCTACTATCCCCTTCCAAACCGGCCCCAACCGGAAAGTAG
- a CDS encoding FG-GAP repeat domain-containing protein has translation MSGTSFSSVSVLPDANASWTIAAVGDFDGDSDLDILWQNISTGQVGLWTMNNAAFVSSSLMAIAPPNWSIVGAADFDGDNDLDLLWHNASTGQVGIWQMNGVSLQSVSLLPTVPGWEPVGITDLEGNGSLDIVLRNYQSGQNGVWRMNGTSFSSAVELPTVPLDWDVYFS, from the coding sequence ATGAGTGGTACCAGTTTCAGTTCTGTTTCAGTGCTGCCTGATGCGAATGCTTCCTGGACCATTGCAGCCGTCGGTGACTTTGATGGTGACAGCGACCTCGATATTCTGTGGCAGAATATCAGCACTGGTCAGGTTGGGCTGTGGACGATGAACAATGCGGCATTCGTCAGTTCCAGTCTGATGGCCATTGCTCCTCCCAACTGGTCCATTGTCGGAGCAGCCGACTTTGATGGTGACAATGACCTGGATTTACTCTGGCATAATGCCAGCACTGGACAGGTCGGCATCTGGCAGATGAACGGGGTTTCCCTGCAATCTGTTAGCCTGCTACCGACTGTCCCCGGTTGGGAGCCAGTGGGCATTACCGACCTAGAGGGTAATGGCAGCCTGGATATCGTTCTGCGCAACTACCAGTCTGGTCAAAATGGGGTCTGGCGCATGAACGGCACCAGCTTTAGCAGTGCTGTAGAATTGCCGACAGTGCCTCTCGATTGGGATGTTTACTTCAGCTAG
- a CDS encoding helix-turn-helix domain-containing protein yields the protein METPKDKERLQVLYWLKQEKPPSIGAIAKAIGKHRNTVGRWLLQYREGGVSAMLERKVSSGGVRKIPQWAEEALAKRLKNSEHGFASYGAVQQWLAEELGVEAEYHAVYQMTRYRLQAKLKVARPQNIKQDCERRESFKKTLQMTWSC from the coding sequence GTGGAAACACCAAAGGACAAGGAACGCCTGCAAGTGCTGTACTGGCTCAAACAGGAAAAGCCACCCAGCATTGGTGCGATTGCCAAGGCGATCGGGAAACATCGCAATACAGTAGGGAGATGGTTATTGCAGTATCGGGAAGGTGGGGTGAGTGCCATGCTGGAACGTAAAGTGTCGTCTGGCGGTGTCCGCAAGATTCCACAATGGGCGGAAGAGGCACTGGCTAAGCGATTAAAGAACTCGGAACATGGATTTGCCAGTTATGGAGCTGTGCAACAGTGGTTAGCGGAGGAGTTGGGTGTCGAAGCGGAGTATCATGCGGTATACCAAATGACGCGCTATCGCCTCCAAGCGAAGCTGAAAGTGGCTCGTCCGCAAAATATCAAGCAGGATTGTGAACGGCGCGAATCATTTAAAAAAACCTTGCAGATGACCTGGAGTTGTTGA
- a CDS encoding IS630 family transposase: MSQYARQVIQEERPIRYFAQDESRFGLKTLIGRLITACGIKPIGQWLWLFKAFWLYGAVEPATGESFFLQFSHVDTACYQAFLEEFSKAYPDSLNILQVDNGRFHSSKDLVVPENVILLFQPAYCPELNPIERLWEYLKADLKWASFKTLEQLQAKVDQLLAQLTPEVIASITGYSFILNALSALNPI, encoded by the coding sequence TTGAGCCAGTATGCTCGGCAAGTCATCCAGGAGGAGCGTCCTATCCGTTATTTTGCTCAGGATGAAAGTCGCTTTGGACTCAAAACCCTGATTGGGCGCTTGATTACTGCTTGTGGTATCAAACCGATTGGGCAATGGCTATGGTTGTTCAAAGCGTTTTGGCTCTATGGGGCCGTCGAACCAGCAACCGGAGAGTCGTTTTTCTTGCAATTCTCCCATGTGGATACTGCTTGCTATCAAGCGTTCCTCGAGGAGTTCTCCAAAGCCTACCCCGATAGTCTCAACATTCTACAAGTGGATAACGGGCGTTTTCACAGCAGTAAAGATTTAGTGGTGCCAGAGAATGTGATTTTATTGTTTCAACCTGCTTACTGCCCAGAGTTAAATCCGATTGAAAGGTTGTGGGAATACCTCAAGGCAGATTTGAAGTGGGCTTCGTTCAAAACGCTAGAGCAACTCCAAGCGAAGGTCGATCAACTCCTGGCTCAATTGACTCCAGAAGTTATTGCTTCGATCACAGGATATTCCTTCATCCTGAATGCCCTATCTGCCCTGAACCCCATTTAA
- a CDS encoding DUF3288 family protein, with protein MAEKFEQKDQQHPLWSSDRQIVNALLAGEPTDYNLAELARLRIRYDGFPGARDIQADLDKILTRWHLTEDTLHEKTRQIHAEAQVYKGRGSQREDWS; from the coding sequence ATGGCAGAGAAATTTGAGCAAAAAGACCAGCAGCATCCGCTCTGGAGTAGCGATCGCCAGATTGTTAACGCGCTATTAGCCGGAGAACCAACGGACTATAATCTGGCAGAACTAGCACGTCTGCGGATTCGTTACGATGGCTTTCCGGGAGCCAGAGACATTCAGGCAGACCTGGACAAAATTCTCACCCGATGGCATCTCACGGAAGACACCCTGCATGAGAAAACCCGCCAGATTCATGCAGAGGCACAGGTCTATAAAGGGCGCGGCTCACAGCGGGAAGATTGGAGCTAA